The Halobacterium litoreum genome includes a region encoding these proteins:
- a CDS encoding ATP-binding protein, with product MTEALDVVEFLLTARVYDRHQELDENDLPPAHRSALWAEDGVPRPPQVTETAVRDATGVDDPWDAVSELMFTDRDAFAGNISLVDDDMAVDWFVDRADADRVFDNPALAFVLDDEFGVDYEASRDENRPVQADPQWIDGLLAEYFDEDDEEMLDLVEVRSPAEIEVTLDDIVLTEEQEEEMSKVAKAIEHRDYLATIGLSEIGKLLFVGPPGTGKTSTARGLAHQLDLPFVEVKLSMITSQYLGETAKNVEKVFEVAKRLSPCILFMDEFDFVATTRTGDEHNAIKRAVNTLLKSIDEVSLVNDDVLLIGATNHPDELDAAAWRRFDEILSFPRPDEQMRADILELVVRELEIASFDPQELAAETEGLTGSDLRLVLREAVLDALVEDRRELTQEDLLDAVEDFEDRDHLRNLDTLEDALDGDDDDHSHDHDAEAADHSHE from the coding sequence GTGACCGAGGCGCTCGACGTCGTCGAATTCCTGCTCACGGCCCGCGTCTACGACCGCCACCAGGAACTCGACGAGAACGACTTACCGCCCGCGCACCGCAGCGCACTCTGGGCCGAGGACGGCGTCCCCCGGCCGCCGCAAGTGACCGAGACCGCCGTCCGCGACGCCACCGGCGTCGACGACCCGTGGGACGCCGTCTCCGAGTTGATGTTCACCGACCGCGACGCGTTCGCGGGGAACATCTCGCTCGTGGACGACGACATGGCCGTCGACTGGTTCGTCGACCGCGCGGACGCCGACCGCGTGTTCGACAACCCCGCGCTCGCCTTCGTGCTGGACGACGAGTTCGGCGTGGACTACGAGGCGTCCCGCGACGAGAACCGCCCGGTGCAGGCGGACCCGCAGTGGATAGACGGCCTGCTCGCGGAGTACTTCGACGAGGACGACGAGGAGATGCTCGACCTCGTGGAGGTCCGGTCGCCCGCCGAAATCGAGGTGACCCTCGACGACATCGTCCTCACCGAGGAACAAGAGGAGGAGATGTCGAAGGTGGCGAAGGCCATCGAGCACCGCGACTACCTCGCGACCATCGGCCTCAGCGAAATCGGGAAACTCCTCTTCGTCGGGCCGCCGGGGACGGGGAAGACCTCGACCGCGCGCGGTCTCGCCCACCAACTCGACCTGCCGTTCGTCGAGGTCAAACTCTCGATGATCACGAGCCAGTATCTCGGCGAGACGGCGAAGAACGTCGAGAAGGTCTTCGAGGTGGCGAAGCGACTGTCGCCCTGTATCCTGTTCATGGACGAGTTCGACTTCGTCGCGACGACGCGGACGGGCGACGAGCACAACGCCATCAAGCGCGCCGTCAACACGCTCCTCAAGAGCATCGACGAGGTGAGCCTCGTCAACGACGACGTGTTGCTCATCGGCGCGACGAACCACCCAGACGAACTCGACGCCGCGGCGTGGCGGCGCTTCGACGAGATTCTCTCCTTCCCGCGGCCGGACGAGCAGATGCGCGCCGACATCCTCGAACTCGTCGTGCGGGAACTCGAAATCGCCTCCTTCGACCCGCAGGAACTCGCTGCCGAGACGGAGGGCCTCACGGGGAGCGACCTCCGCCTCGTGCTCCGCGAGGCCGTCCTCGACGCGCTCGTGGAGGACCGCCGCGAACTCACTCAGGAAGACCTCCTCGACGCCGTCGAGGACTTCGAGGACCGCGACCACCTCCGGAATCTGGACACCTTGGAGGACGCTCTCGACGGCGACGACGACGACCACAGCCACGACCACGACGCGGAGGCGGCCGACCACAGCCACGAATGA
- a CDS encoding MBL fold metallo-hydrolase, which translates to MKVTLLGTGDTTGTPTPGCDCDTCRAADEHGVERTRFSVHVEHEPSGDSLLVDFSPDFRYQFLREDVPLPDAGIVTHQHFDHLDGLGNAYRLFEELPVYAADETDPETGESVAETVASKFDYLRPLDARAVTPFESFDAAGFEVTLVPVDHPPLLCYGVVIERDGAKLSLSGDTTYDIPEESREAMCDPDLLLADGIVPAHLSHHHPRGGRHEDSEGVPRTFGTKHMTLEGALALGDDLNASETRVVHVSHFFPADEAFADELAVDGETFRL; encoded by the coding sequence ATGAAGGTGACGCTGCTCGGCACGGGCGACACCACGGGCACCCCGACGCCGGGGTGTGACTGTGACACCTGCCGAGCGGCCGACGAGCACGGCGTGGAGCGCACGCGCTTTTCCGTCCACGTCGAACACGAACCCTCGGGGGACTCCCTGCTCGTGGACTTCAGCCCGGACTTCCGCTACCAGTTCCTCCGCGAGGACGTTCCCCTCCCCGACGCCGGTATCGTCACCCACCAGCACTTCGACCACCTCGACGGCCTCGGGAACGCGTACCGGCTGTTCGAGGAGTTGCCCGTGTACGCCGCCGACGAGACCGACCCCGAGACCGGCGAGTCCGTCGCGGAGACCGTCGCGTCGAAGTTCGATTACCTCCGGCCGCTCGACGCCCGCGCCGTCACGCCCTTCGAGTCGTTCGACGCCGCCGGCTTCGAGGTCACGCTCGTCCCCGTCGACCACCCGCCCCTGCTCTGCTACGGGGTCGTGATAGAGCGCGACGGGGCGAAACTCTCGCTGTCGGGCGACACCACCTACGACATCCCGGAGGAGAGTCGCGAGGCGATGTGCGACCCGGACCTCCTGCTCGCGGACGGCATCGTCCCCGCGCACCTCTCGCATCACCACCCGCGGGGCGGCCGCCACGAGGACAGCGAGGGCGTCCCGCGCACGTTCGGCACGAAACACATGACACTGGAGGGCGCGCTCGCGCTCGGCGACGACCTGAACGCGAGCGAGACCCGGGTCGTCCACGTCTCCCACTTCTTCCCCGCCGACGAGGCGTTCGCCGACGAACTCGCGGTGGACGGCGAGACGTTCCGTCTCTGA
- a CDS encoding flippase activity-associated protein Agl23, whose amino-acid sequence MPRPRDDSSRTRVAVALLAVAALALVARVWALGWRVAHQDEARVAHWVLNYMELGGWEYRAIIHGPFLPHVNGVVFSVLGPSDFTMRLVVAVVGGLLPLAAWLYRDYLSDAEVVAVGAFFALNPVLLYYSRFMRNDLLLAAFMFAALGFFLRALSTGKARYLYLGALPFALAFTTKENSLLYPVCWLGALVLVFDGRLVLAGASDDATRLGTARDRLREALRAAWRYKLHLSLAALETAVVVVAFYAPKPEFYRIPQNPGLLPEVVGAATLGTFEEFTKRWTATDTHAHSYIEFLKHDLTVLSVGAAALVAFALLGFFYERYGRERPRAIVPFCFYWGVFSLFGYPAVTDITAGWTAVNAVVPLAVPAGVGVGLVFEYGRSAVATGNLARARVAVVVLLVATAGTGAVAAQTSYVNAQGPGNPLIQYAQSSGNMQPTLNEIEEISAEHDGVDVMFYGDSFYAPNDFDRDLQLQIDDYDDPNDVGGGYQSWFDRLPLPWYFEQYDTNVSSTLQTETLLEHEPPVVVVAEGDEDNLEADLTERGYDRRVFPRYQFAQDPGPLVFYVSENATL is encoded by the coding sequence ATGCCTCGGCCCCGCGACGACTCGTCGCGAACCCGCGTCGCCGTCGCCCTCCTCGCGGTCGCCGCGCTCGCGCTCGTCGCCCGCGTCTGGGCGCTCGGGTGGCGGGTCGCCCACCAGGACGAAGCGCGCGTCGCCCACTGGGTGCTCAACTACATGGAACTCGGCGGCTGGGAGTACCGCGCCATCATCCACGGGCCGTTCCTCCCGCACGTCAACGGCGTCGTGTTCAGCGTGCTCGGGCCGTCGGACTTCACGATGCGCCTCGTCGTCGCCGTCGTCGGCGGACTGCTCCCGCTGGCCGCGTGGCTCTACCGCGACTACCTCTCGGACGCCGAAGTCGTCGCCGTCGGCGCGTTCTTCGCGCTGAACCCCGTCCTGCTGTACTACTCGCGGTTCATGCGCAACGACCTCCTGCTCGCCGCGTTCATGTTCGCCGCGCTCGGGTTCTTCCTGCGCGCGCTCTCCACGGGGAAGGCGCGGTACCTCTACCTCGGCGCGCTCCCGTTCGCGCTCGCGTTCACCACGAAGGAGAACAGCCTCCTCTACCCCGTCTGCTGGCTCGGCGCGCTCGTCCTCGTGTTCGACGGTCGCCTCGTGCTCGCCGGCGCGAGCGACGACGCCACCCGCCTCGGCACCGCCCGCGACCGCCTCCGCGAAGCGCTCCGGGCGGCGTGGCGGTACAAACTCCACCTCTCGCTCGCCGCGCTCGAAACCGCCGTCGTGGTCGTCGCGTTCTACGCGCCGAAACCCGAGTTCTACCGCATCCCGCAGAACCCCGGCCTCCTCCCGGAGGTCGTGGGCGCCGCCACGCTCGGGACGTTCGAGGAGTTCACGAAGCGGTGGACGGCGACGGACACCCACGCCCACTCCTACATCGAGTTCCTGAAACACGACCTCACGGTGCTCTCGGTGGGCGCCGCGGCGCTCGTCGCGTTCGCCCTCCTCGGCTTCTTCTACGAGCGATACGGCCGCGAACGACCGCGCGCAATCGTCCCGTTCTGCTTCTACTGGGGCGTCTTCTCGCTGTTCGGCTACCCCGCCGTCACCGACATCACCGCCGGCTGGACCGCCGTGAACGCGGTCGTTCCCCTCGCCGTGCCCGCGGGCGTCGGCGTCGGCCTCGTCTTCGAGTACGGCCGGAGCGCCGTCGCCACCGGGAATCTCGCCCGCGCTCGCGTCGCCGTCGTCGTGTTGCTCGTCGCCACCGCCGGCACCGGCGCGGTCGCCGCACAGACCTCGTACGTCAACGCCCAGGGCCCCGGCAACCCCCTCATCCAGTACGCGCAGTCCTCCGGGAACATGCAGCCGACCCTGAATGAAATCGAGGAGATCTCGGCCGAACACGACGGCGTCGACGTGATGTTCTACGGCGATTCGTTCTACGCGCCGAACGACTTCGACCGCGACCTGCAACTGCAGATAGACGACTACGACGACCCGAACGACGTCGGCGGCGGCTACCAGAGCTGGTTCGACCGCCTGCCGCTCCCGTGGTACTTCGAGCAGTACGACACGAACGTCTCCAGTACGCTCCAGACCGAGACGCTCCTCGAACACGAACCGCCCGTCGTCGTCGTGGCGGAGGGCGACGAGGACAACCTGGAGGCGGACCTCACGGAGCGCGGCTACGACCGCCGCGTGTTCCCGCGCTACCAGTTCGCCCAGGACCCCGGCCCGCTCGTCTTCTACGTCAGCGAGAACGCGACGTTGTGA
- a CDS encoding DUF5787 family protein gives MREYGFELRLCARLEAGGIPGIGDAGVVSRQLGTSVHAAGGRIVDTVCVLPGPEFDARTELASDTIPPAVLDADVPVGEYERVTRVFDGPPERARSLAERGADTGFLDVTRRGGQQVVRQTTRYPDWVGGLVGVENKPDLGRPGDLAFQTRHDASLGVLDYAVVATESHVTRAHLNRLPDAVGVWRVDFERENPIEVVRAPEQLDSAGPGLEVLAEHTARTEVRPVTADAKARQRRRVAERAYGKGWRTFDFPACANASTGDGDATVPHCAHFERVVDPASECGPDCPGFEAADAPDADLDAERERRTPWRSDAGGRRRQSGLDQF, from the coding sequence GTGCGAGAGTACGGGTTCGAACTCCGGTTGTGCGCCCGTCTGGAAGCCGGCGGCATCCCCGGAATCGGAGACGCGGGCGTCGTCTCCCGGCAACTCGGGACGAGCGTCCACGCCGCCGGCGGGCGCATCGTCGACACGGTCTGCGTGCTTCCGGGGCCGGAGTTCGACGCCCGAACCGAACTCGCGAGCGACACGATTCCGCCCGCCGTCCTCGACGCCGACGTGCCGGTCGGCGAGTACGAGCGCGTGACGCGCGTCTTCGACGGGCCGCCGGAGCGTGCGCGCTCGCTCGCCGAGCGCGGCGCCGACACCGGCTTCCTGGACGTGACGCGGCGGGGCGGCCAGCAGGTCGTCAGGCAGACCACGCGGTACCCGGACTGGGTCGGCGGTCTCGTCGGCGTGGAGAACAAGCCGGACCTCGGGCGGCCGGGCGACCTCGCGTTCCAGACGCGTCACGACGCCAGCCTCGGCGTGCTCGATTACGCCGTCGTGGCGACCGAGAGCCACGTGACGCGCGCCCACCTGAATCGCCTCCCCGACGCGGTGGGCGTGTGGCGCGTGGACTTCGAGCGCGAGAACCCCATCGAGGTGGTGCGAGCGCCGGAGCAACTCGATTCCGCGGGACCGGGACTGGAAGTCCTCGCGGAACACACCGCCCGGACCGAGGTGCGTCCCGTCACCGCCGACGCGAAGGCGCGCCAGCGCCGCCGCGTCGCGGAGCGCGCGTACGGCAAGGGCTGGCGGACGTTCGACTTCCCGGCGTGTGCGAACGCCTCGACGGGCGACGGGGACGCAACAGTCCCCCACTGCGCGCACTTCGAGCGCGTCGTCGACCCCGCATCCGAATGCGGGCCGGACTGCCCCGGCTTCGAGGCGGCCGACGCGCCGGACGCGGACCTCGACGCCGAGCGCGAGCGCCGGACGCCGTGGCGGTCGGACGCGGGAGGACGCCGGCGGCAGTCCGGCCTCGACCAGTTCTGA